Part of the Candidatus Coatesbacteria bacterium genome is shown below.
AAGGCGTCGCCGTCGGGCTCGATGGTCAACTCGAGAACGCCGGTGCCGCCGCTCTGGAAGCTGCAGAATCCCGTCCAGTCACCGGCCAGCTCGCCGATGCGGTCCTCAAACTCGTCACAGCTCGTCAGCGGGAGTGCCGAGACCAGGGCCGCTGTCACCAGGGCCGGCAGCGGGAGCCTGCGTTTTTTACGCATCGGTTGCCTTTCGCGGTTGAACAGGAGTGGAGCGCTCGACCTGTCTTGACGGACCGGCGCCCGCCGTGCTAGTTTACAGCATCGACGACAAGGTACATGATAGCTCATCACATCCGGCGGCGCCAGTCCGGCGGCGCCAGGCTCGCCGGGAAACCGCCGTGGATGAGGTCCCAACAGGGAGTATAGATGGAATTCGCCAAACTGGATTTCGAGCAGCCCCTCTTCGACTTGCAGCAGCGCATCAAGGAGCTCAAGAAGCTCGACGCCGAGGGCGAGATCGACTTCCGTGATGAGATCAGCGCTCTGAGCGACAAGCTGGAGCGGATGAAGGAACAGGTCTACTCGAACCTGACGATCTGGCAGCGCGTCCAGGTGGCGCGCCATCCCAGCCGTCCCTACACCCTGGACTACATCGGGCAGGTTTTCAGCGACTGGATCGAGTTCCATGGCGATCGGGCCTTCGCCGACGACCGGGCCATCGTCAGCGGACTGGCGCGGCTGGAGGGCAGTCCAGTGGCCGTCGTCGGGCATCAGAAGGGCCGCAGCACCAAGGAGAAGCTGGAGCACAACTTCGGCCTGCCCCGGCCCGAGGGGTTCAGAAAGGCCCGCCGGGTGATGGAGCTGGCCGCCCGTTTCGAGCTGCCGATCATCAGCTTCCTCGACACGACGGGGGCCTACCCGGGGATCGGCTCCGAGGAGCGCGGAGTGGCCGAGGCCATCGCCTGCAACATCCGCGATATGTTCACCTACCCGGTGCCGCTGATCATCGTGGTCATCGGCGAGGGCGGTTCCGGCGGCGCCCTGGGCATCGGCGTCGGCGACCGGGTCTACATGCTGGAGAACAGCTACTACTCCGTCATCACCCCGGAGGGCTGCGCGGCGATCCTCTGGCGCGACGGCGGTCGGGCGCGGGAGGCCGCCGAGGCCCTCAAAGTCTCCGGTCCCCACCTGGTCGAGCTGGGGATCGTCGACCGCATCCTGCCGGAGCCCCTCGGCGGGGCGCACAACGGCTTGGTCGAGACGGCCCAGATCATCAAGGAGACCCTGGTGACGGACCTGGCCGAGCTGCGCAAACTCAGCGGTGAGCAGTTGCTCGACCAGCGATACAAAAAATTTCGGGGGATGGGCGAGTTCACCACGGTCCGCGGTTAGGTTCGGACGGTGCCCCGGCGCTACAGGGAGCTTTTCGTTTCACCGGTGCAGGCGGCCCGGGGCGCGCCGCTGGAGCTGGAGACCCCGACGGGACGCATCCGCTTGCAGGTTCCCAAAGGGACTGCTTCCGGCAAGGTCGTCAGAATCAAAGGTGTGGGCAAGAAGAAGCTTCTCGGCGGCCGGCGCGACCTCTACCTGCGGCTCTGGGTCCTCAACAGCCTGCTGGAGCTGGAGCGACCCCGGCGAATCGACGGGGAGACCCTCGAGGAGCTGGACTTCGTCCTGCGCTACGTTCGGCGGGGGGTGCTCGGCGACGGCAGCGCTCCCGCCGCTTATCGCAGGTTGGACGTCCGTGACCTGTACACGGATTACCTGGTCCACGGCGACCCCGAACGCCTGCAGGCCGTCCTGGCCGATTCCGTCGGCCAGGAGCCCGTACCCGTCGAGTTCTCCGACTGGCTGACGGTACCCGGGATGGTGCAGTTGAGCGTCGCCCCGCCGCGCTCGGGCGTGCCCGAGCTGCCCACCCCCCGGCGCATTTTCGTCGCCGCGGCGCTGAAAAAGGATCCCCTGGCCGTCGGCGCCGTGCTGGCCCACGAGTCGGCCCACGCCTTCCTCTACCGCCGGGGTTACTATCAGGCTCTCAACCCCCGGACCGCTGCCGAGAAGGAGCAACCGAGCGGACTGGACCGCCGGGACGAGCAGTTGACCGACCTGAGCGTCTTCGGCCTGGGCTGGGGCGACCTGACTCTCAACGCCCTGCGCCGCCGGGGCGACCGCTGGTGGGCCCTGGGCTATCTGGACGCCGCCACCATCCACCTGGCCGCCTGGCGCTCCCGCGAACTCTTTGGAGGGCAGACTTGAGTAGGCTGTCAAGCACTATTTTTCTGATCCCGTTTCTGCTGTTCGCCTTGACGACGACGGCGGCCGCCGAGCCCCTGCCCGGGATGAACGAGGCCCTCGACGGTCGCGAATACCTCTTCGGCTGCGCCGCGGGCGCCCTGCCCGGCCACCCCGGCTTCCTCCCCGGCGCCAACGCCCTCAGCGCCGCCTACGACGAGGCTTCCCGTCTCGGTCTGGCCTACGGGGCGTCCGATGTGCAAGACCACGCCGCCGGCGGCCAGCAGTTGACCTACGTCAGTCCGGTCTCCGACAGCCTGCGCCTGGGAACCCTGGCCGTCGAGCTGCGCCGCCGGGACAGCGGGTTCCTCGAGGACGCCGACGGGGAATACCGCGACGTGGGCTTCGCCCTGGGTTTCGGCTGGGCCGTCGGCCTGGGCACCGAGGTCATCCTGCCCGAGGGTGACGCCGCCAGCGCCGAGGACCTGATTCAGCGGGCCTTGGAAGAGGAAACCGACCACGGCGGCGTGATCGAGGAATACGTCGAAGAAGATGAAGAAGACACCGGCAACGGCGACGACATCGAGGACTACGAGGAAAACCCCGCGGACTGGGTCTCCCGGGCTCCCGAGTACCGTCCCGGTTACTACCTGGGCTTCGATTTCCGCGTCTTCAGCCGGGAGCTGATCGACGACGCCGGCGGTCAGCTGGCCGGGGACCAGGGTTTCAGCCTGGATCTCAGCGCCGCCGTGCCCCTCGTCTGGCAACGGCTGTATTTATCCCTCGGCCTGCAGAACCTCTTCCAGGCCAACATCGAACTCGCCGGGGTCAAGGAGCTGGCTCCGCGGCTGTTAACCGGAGCCTTGAGCTTCACCTGGGAGGGCTTGACCCTGGCCGCCGGACTCGAGAGCGACTTCGACGGCAATCTGGCCTACTGCGGCGCCGCCGAGTATCTGCTTCTCGGCGTCGTCGCCCTGCGCGCCGGCTACCACGGAGCAGCCCCCGCCGCGGCTGACTCGACCGCCGAGGTCCGCGCCGGGCTGGGCCTGCGGATAGACGGCTTCGAACTCGATCTGGCCGTCGGCCTGCCCCTCGACGATGACGAGGACAGGATTACGTTGGCGGCTTCCGTGGGCGTGGTGTTGTAGATTATTGGGGTGATTGTCCATTAGCGCAATGCAAGGTCGGGTCCTTGGACCCGACCTTGAATTGCGCAAAAACTCGATCTACAGCAACTCTTCGATCAACTCCCGGAAGCCCTCCTTCTCCCGGCTGCCGACGATGATCTTGACCACCTCGCCGTCGGGAGCGACCACCCAGGTCGTCGGCACGGCCTCCGCCGAGTAGTAGGCCATCGCCTCGTCGCCGGTCTGGTTGTAAAGCACCAACGGGTAGTCGATGCCCTGTTCCTCGGCGAAAGCGGCCAGCTCGTCGACCTCGGCGAAGTCATCGACGCTGACACCGACCACGGCGAAGTCCTCGATCTCATCCAGCAGCTCGAGGAAAGCCGGGATCTCCGCCCGGCAGGGCGGGCACCAGGTGGCGAAGATATTGACGAAAACCACCTTGCCCTCATCGAGCAGCTCATCCAGCGCGAAAGCGCCCCCGCCGAGCATCGGCGCGCTGAAAGCGGCCGGCGGCTTCCCGTAGATGTCGGCGAAACGCTGGTCCTGGAACTCGCCGTACCGGCGGTCGACCTCGGTGAAGATGGCCTCCAGCCGCTCCTCAGACAGGTTGTCCAAGTACTCGTTCAACTCGGCCTCGTCGGTGCCGTAGGCGTTAAAAATCTCCTGCTCGCTCAAGCCCGTATAACCGGCGGTGTAGAACTCGGTGATGATCTCGGCCACCAGGTCGTCGGTCAAGGCGAACCCCGCCGCGGCGCTCATAAGAACGAAAGCTGCAATCAACAGTTTGCGCATGATCCCTCCGGGATGGATGGTGCCTCTGTCGTGCGACTCCAATGCATATTAGCACATTGTTATCTTGTTTGCCTACGGCGGTGACGCTGGAAGCGTTCCCGACCGGAGACCTACGAAGAACGTTCCCATTCTCCAGGCCGGCGCGAACCCCAGCGCCGCCGGAACTGGCACGGTTTTTGCGGAGGCGGGCCGTTTATGATCGTCAGCAACGGCCGCGGAGATGCAAAAACCGTGCCAGTTCCGGCGGCGGAATCGGCGACACCGCCGCAGGGTAATCAAGGTCTCCGGTCGGGAGCGCAGCGGGGAGCCGTCCGGCTCCCCGCTTTGGTGACGGTTGCGGTCCGTCGGGGTTAGCCGGCGGCCGCGGCCAGCTCGACGGCGCGCCGGGCCACGGTCTCGATGGGCGTCTCGATGCCGAAGAACTCGATCTTCTCGAACAGCTCGGGGTTGCGCTCTTTTTCTTCCTGGAAGATGCGCACTCCTTCCCGCCACATGTTGCCGGTGAAGCGCAGGGCCATCGGCTTGGAGAGGCCGTGTTCCTTCAAGAAGATGATGACGCCCTTGGCGAAGTCGTCGCAGCGGGAGACGCCGCCGAAGCGGGCGCCGAAGATGGCCTTGACGTTGGGGTTTTCATCGAGGAGGCGCAGCATCTTGGCCAGGCGTTCCGGGGTGGGTCCGCCGCCGGAGTCCATGAAGTTGGCTGGTTTGCCGCCGAAATGGTGGATGAAGTCGTTGCCCATGATGCCGAAGCCGGCGCCGCCGGGGAACATGCCGATGTCGCCGTCGAGGTCCAGGTAGGGGATGCCCTCGGCGCGGGCCCATTTCTCGCGCTCGGTCAGCTCGCCCTCTTCGTGGCGGCCCTTGGGCGCCAGGGACTGGAGCTTGCGCTGACGGTAGAGGGCGTCGTCGTCGACGTTGATGCGGGCGTCGGCGGCGATCAGTTCGCCGTCGGTGGTGATGACGAGGGGGTTGATCTCGGCCATCTTGAGGTCGCGTTCGTGGAAGATGCTCAGCAGGGCGCCGGCGACACCGGCGAAGCGCTGCAGCAGTTTGCCCTGGAGACCGATTTCCTTGGCCAGGGCCACGCCCTGGTGGTTGAAGTACTCCTGGCTGGGTTGGAAGTAACGGCGGACGATGGCGGCGGGTTCCTCTTCGGCGACCTGCTCGATGTTGACGCCGCCGCGGGAGGAGGCGATCAGGGTCATGCCGTAGCGCGCCCGGTCGAGGGCTACGCCGAGGTAGAGCTCCCGGTCGATGTCCAGAGCCTCCTCGACGAGGAGCCGCCGGACGGGGTAGCCCTTGATGGTCAGGGCGAGGATGCGCTGGCCTTCGGCGAGAAGCTCTGCGGGATTGCGAACGATACTGACGCCGCCGGCCTTGCCCCGGCCGCCGGTGAGGACCTGGGCCTTGACCACCACGGGGTAATCGAGGTCTTCGGCCGCCGCCTCGAGGGCGGCGACGCTCTCGATCAAGCGTCCGCCCGGCGTCGGGATACCGGCCTCGCGGTAGATGTCCTTGGCTTCGTATTCGTAGAGACGCATCTCCACCTCGTCTACAGGGGTTCAACTCGGGGGGAATGGTAATCGTCGAGCGGACGTAATCCTAGCATAGCGCGGGGTAAAGGAAAAGCCG
Proteins encoded:
- a CDS encoding acetyl-CoA carboxylase carboxyltransferase subunit alpha, with the protein product MEFAKLDFEQPLFDLQQRIKELKKLDAEGEIDFRDEISALSDKLERMKEQVYSNLTIWQRVQVARHPSRPYTLDYIGQVFSDWIEFHGDRAFADDRAIVSGLARLEGSPVAVVGHQKGRSTKEKLEHNFGLPRPEGFRKARRVMELAARFELPIISFLDTTGAYPGIGSEERGVAEAIACNIRDMFTYPVPLIIVVIGEGGSGGALGIGVGDRVYMLENSYYSVITPEGCAAILWRDGGRAREAAEALKVSGPHLVELGIVDRILPEPLGGAHNGLVETAQIIKETLVTDLAELRKLSGEQLLDQRYKKFRGMGEFTTVRG
- a CDS encoding redoxin domain-containing protein, whose protein sequence is MRKLLIAAFVLMSAAAGFALTDDLVAEIITEFYTAGYTGLSEQEIFNAYGTDEAELNEYLDNLSEERLEAIFTEVDRRYGEFQDQRFADIYGKPPAAFSAPMLGGGAFALDELLDEGKVVFVNIFATWCPPCRAEIPAFLELLDEIEDFAVVGVSVDDFAEVDELAAFAEEQGIDYPLVLYNQTGDEAMAYYSAEAVPTTWVVAPDGEVVKIIVGSREKEGFRELIEELL
- a CDS encoding ATP-grasp domain-containing protein; translation: MRLYEYEAKDIYREAGIPTPGGRLIESVAALEAAAEDLDYPVVVKAQVLTGGRGKAGGVSIVRNPAELLAEGQRILALTIKGYPVRRLLVEEALDIDRELYLGVALDRARYGMTLIASSRGGVNIEQVAEEEPAAIVRRYFQPSQEYFNHQGVALAKEIGLQGKLLQRFAGVAGALLSIFHERDLKMAEINPLVITTDGELIAADARINVDDDALYRQRKLQSLAPKGRHEEGELTEREKWARAEGIPYLDLDGDIGMFPGGAGFGIMGNDFIHHFGGKPANFMDSGGGPTPERLAKMLRLLDENPNVKAIFGARFGGVSRCDDFAKGVIIFLKEHGLSKPMALRFTGNMWREGVRIFQEEKERNPELFEKIEFFGIETPIETVARRAVELAAAAG